From the genome of Sinanaerobacter sp. ZZT-01:
ATCTCCGTTAATCCCGGCAATGACACGATACCCGCCTTGTTCAATCCAGTCGATCATGCTGCTTAATGTGTATTTTCCGGCGACTTCACCGGAGAATACATACGGCTGTATCAATCCATCCAGTTCATCACTGTTTACCATATAAGCATGTTCAATCCCATTTTGAATATGTCCTGCTATCTGCTCTTTTATGTATGTCTGATTTGCGATTTCTCGATTCGATTCATAATAGATATTTCCAATTCCTTCTTGAAATGCATATCCACTTAACACCGTGCTTAACGTTAAGCTTAACGCAAGTATGGCTGCTAATTTCTTTTTCTGCATATCCCTTTCTCCCTTTTTTATTCCATATTTCTTGACTGTTTCATTCTATAAAATTACCATAGAAATATCAAGGTTCTGTTTGATTTCTTTTCTGTGACATTTCTGTTAAATTCGATCCCCAAAGTTCTCTAAAGATACTCTTTTATCTCTGCTAGATAAAAAGTAGGACACCCGATTAATTTGGATATCCCACTCTTACTGCTTTTTTTATGATGTTTGATTCAATAGTTTGACAGTTGGTAACGATTAAGCTTTTACGATCTCAATTTCCTCCAGACCCTTTCTTGTTAGGTTTATCCGGTTCTGATTATCTATTTCAACTACTTTTACCGTTACGGTATCGCCGACATTCATGATGTCTTCTACTTTTTCTACACGCTCTTTTGCCATTTTAGAAATGTGAAGCAATCCTTCTTTTCCAGGTAGAATTTCTATAAATGCTCCGAATGCCATTAAACGCATCACTTTGCCTTCATAAGTTTCTCCGACTTCTACATCTTTTACAAGAAGCTCTATCGATTTAACTGCTGCATTCGCAGATTCCATATCAGGTGCTGCAATGTAAACAAGACCTTCATCATTGATGTCAATTTTAACACCGGTCTCAGAAATAATACGATTAATTGTTTTTCCACCCGGTCCGATAATCGTACGTATCTTATCAGGATGAACTTGCATGGATATAATTCTCGGTGCATAAGGTGATAATTCCTCTCTTGGTGAAGAGAGCTCCTGCATCATCTGCTCCATAATAAACATTCTTCCGTCATGGGCCTGTTTTAATGCATCCTGTAAAATCTGCTTTGATAATCCGTGCACTTTAATATCCATCTGAATAGCGGTAACTCCATTTTCAGTTCCTGCTACTTTAAAGTCCATGTCCCCTAAAAAGTCTTCCATACCTTGTATATCGGAAAGGATTGCAATTTTACTGGATCCATCTTCCTCCACTCTTTCAATCAAACCCATAGCGATACCAGCTACTGGTTTTTTAATTGGAACGCCAGCATCCATTAATGCCAAACAGCTTCCACATACAGACGCCTGAGACGTACTCCCGTTTGAAGATAAAACTTCTGATACTACACGAATCGCGTAAGGGAATTCTTCTATGGACGGTAATACTGGTATTAAAGCTCTTTCTGCGAGAGCTCCATGTCCAATCTCACGTCTTCCGGGACTTCGCATCGGTCTTGCTTCACCGACACTGTATGGTGGGAAATTATAGTGGTGCATATAGCGTTTTTGCACTTCATCTCCAATTCCATCAATCGTCTGTGCATCACCCATTGCACCTAATGTTGCTACTGAAAGAACCTGAGTCTGCCCTCTTTTAAACAATCCGGTTCCATGTGTTCTAGGTAAGACTCCAGTTTCACACCAAATTGGTCTGATTTCTGTTGATTTACGATTATCCGGACGTATTCCATCATCTAAGATAAGACTTCTAACTTGCTCTTTTGTTATGTTATATAAAATAGCAGAGATGTCTTTTGGATTTTCTGGGTAAATTTCTGCAAAATATTCTTTTGTTTCTGTTTCAACTGCATCCATATTATCTAGACGTTCCTGTTTGTCATAGGTCTGAATGGCAGCTCTCATTTTGTCTTCTGCATACTCTCGAACTGCAGTATCAATGTCCTCAGGTATTGTATATAAATTCAGCGCTCTTTTTGGTTTTCCGACTTCCGCTACAATATCTTCAATAAAAGCAACCAACTTTTTAATTTCTTCATGCCCAAGCATAATTGCATCTAAAATAACATCTTCTGGTACCTCATCTGCGCCAGCCTCTACCATCATAATTGCATCCTTTGTTCCGGATACAACTAAATGTAAATCACTTTCTTCTCTTTCTTCTTTGCTTGGGTTAATGATAAAACGGTCATCAATTCTTCCAACCATAACGGAAGCAGTCGGTCCATCAAACGGAATATCGGATATGGACAATGCGACAGAAGAACCGATCATTGCCACAATCTCTGGCGCACAATCAGCATCCACACTCATAACTGTAGCTACAACCTGTACATCATTATAAAATCCTTTTGGGAAGAGAGGGCGTATCGGTCGGTCTATTAAACGTGAATTTAAAATTGCCTTTTCAGAGGGGCGTCCCTCTCTTTTAATAAATCCGCCAGGGATTTTTCCTGCTGCATACATTCTTTCCTCATAATCTACACTTAGAGGGAAAAAATCAATATCCTGTCTTGGTGCTGCAGAACAGGTTGCGGTCACGTTAACAACCGTATCGCCATATCGAAGCATGACCTGTCCGCTTGCCATCTCGCAGACTTTCCCAATCTCCAACTGCAGGAGCCGGCCTCCTAATGCTGTTTTAAACGTTCTGTAATCCTCAAATCTCATTTACTAAAAACCTTTCCTTTCAATTGTTAATCAGGTCCGGCTTGACAAGTTAACCTATTGTCAACTCTCCGATCAATAAGTTAAGTTCTCAAGCCTGACCCGCACCCGATTTAAAAAAAGGCGAGGTAAATCCCCGCCTTTTCTTTGATTATTTTCTTAATCCGAGACGTGCGATTAAATCTCTATATCTTTCAACGTCTTTGGATTTCAAGTAGCCTAGAAGATTTCTTCTCTGCCCTACCATCTTTAAAAGACCTCTTCTGGAGTGGAAGTCTTTCTTGTGAATTTTTAAATGCTCATTCAGGTCATTAATTCTGTAGGTCAAAACTGCAACCTGAACTTCTGGAGATCCCGTATCTCCTTCGTGAGTTTTATACTCATTAATAATTTCTGCTTTTTTTGCTTGTGTAATCATGATGATTCTCCTTTTCTTATTCACCTGCAACCGGGTACTACGTCGGAGATTCGCATTACTCAGTTATAGGTATAATTTTTACACTCTATCATATCATGTTATCCAAAGTTTTGTAAAGGCTTATTTTACTGCATTTTTTCATGAAATTGTCGTGCGGATAGACAATCCTTCTGAATCTGCTCACTTAAACTCTTTACATCTTTAAATTTATGTTCATTTCGTATTTTTTTCAGAAATTCCACGCGTATTTCTTTTCCGTAAATTTCTTTATTAAAATCAAACATATGTGTTTCAATATTACGCTTTTCTAATCCAATTGTCGGTTTTAAACCTACATTTGTAATACTGTGATAGCAAATGCCGTTATAAGTACAATTCGTTACGTATACTCCATTTGCCGGCGTTACCATCGTTTCATCAATAGTTATATTTGAAGTTGGAAACCCAATCGTTCTTCCAATGCGGTTGCCTATGACTACCGTACCGCCAACGCTATAGTACCTGCCCATATACAGCATACAAGTCTCCACATCTCCGACAGCAATTAAATTTCGTATTAAGGTGCTGCTGACTACATTTCCATTCACTTTATAAGGTTCAAGGACATGGATGCCATAATCGTACTTTAATCCTTGCTGCATTAGTATTTCCGGATTTCCCTCTGCCTTATACCCAAATCGATGATTAAACCCGCAATAAGCTTCTTTCATGCGAAACGTATTCACAAGCAACTTTTCTATAAACTCATTTGGGTTTAAGCATTGAATGTGTTCATCAAAATCAATGGAAAATAAATAATTTACGCCAAGTGTTTTCAATATACGAACTTTATCTTCAAAATATAAAATATTTTTAATTAAAGAGGTTCCAGAAAGAACGTTCTTCGGATGATTCGTAAATGTAAACACTGCACTTTTTAATCCTGCAATTCTGGCACTTTTCACCGTACGCCGAATTAATTCTTGATGTCCTTTATGAATCCCATCAAAGTTTCCTAATGCAATTACTGTAGGCTGTATGTTTTTAATTTCTTCTAATTTTGTAAATACTTTCATTTGTAAAACACCTTATCTGCAACGTATCGATTTGTCTGTGGCTGATAAAATACAACTCCCAAAAAGGTTTGATTTGAATAAACCTTGTAGGCCTGGTGATAGATTTCTTTTATTCCTAAATGCTCCATACGACGCTGAATGCTCTCTATATCATAATTTTGAAATGGCTCTTCTATCCTTTTTACATCTCTTTCAATCAGATAGCCTCCGTTTAAAAACCATTTTTCTCTTCCTGGCGACAATAAAAGGCTTCCAAAATAACACAGTGGTTTATCCGTAGGGAGCAGATATTCATCTGTATGTTCTATATCTAATTTGCCACTTTCAGAAACGTTAGCCCAGTTTTGAAGTTCCTCAATGGTTACGGAATTGTCTAAATGAAAAGCGCCACTTTGTATTCTCAGTAAAAAACTCATAGCCGCACCACAACCAAGCGCTTGTCCTAAATCCTGACAAATCGACCGTATGTAGGTGCCTTTCGAGCAAAGGATTTCAATCATAATTCTACCCGTATCCTTATGATATGAAATCAGTTCTATTTCAGATATAACTACAGGACGGCTTTTAATTTCTACACTTTCTCCCGCTCTTGCATATTCATAAAGCCGTTTCCCATTTACTCGAATCGCCGAATACTTCGGCGGTATTTGTTTAATATACCCTTTAAATTGATTTAATTCGGATTGAATTTGATTTAGAGTAACCTTTGCAGCTTTTTCGGGATTCGATGCGATGACAGCCCCCCAAATATCCTGCGTATCGGTCTCTATACCAAGCTGCATTTCACAGCGATATCGCTTCTCATCCAAATCAAGGTATTCATTGATTCTTGCAGCACTTCCAATGCATAAAGGTAAAACTCCGACTGCGAACGGATCCAGCGTACCTGTATGCCCAATTCGCTTCACTCCGGTAAGACGGCGGAGCATGGACACTCCATCATGTGAAGTCATCCCTGCAGGTTTTAATAAATTGATGATTCCATCTTTTATCATAAAGAGCTTCCCTTCGCCAATTCCTTTTCAACTGCCTGTATAATCATCTTTTTTGCATCTGCTAAAGGGGAGTGAATGGTACAGCCTGCAGCCTTAATATGACCTCCTCCATGAAAACTTTTTGCAATTTCCGCAACATTTCCATAGCTCTTTGCCCTCAGGCTAACTTTGATCAAATCATCTTCTTTTTCTTTTAAAAGTACTGCTATCTCAATGCCTTCTATACTTTTTAAAGTATCAATAATTCCTTCCGTCTCTTCCAAAGAAGCATGATTATCCCTCAGCATTTTTTGTGTGACAGAAACCAATCCAGCTTTTCCTTCACAAAAAATATGCAAATCTTTTAGGACATTCGCAGAAAGGGCAATTCTTTCTTTTCGAACATTTTCATAAATCTCAACACATACCTTTGCATGATTCAAGCCTTTATCATACAAATCTGCAACAATCATATGTGTACGCTTAGTCGTATTAGAGTATCGGAAATTTCCTGTATCTGTTGTGATTGCAGCATAAAGCGCATCTGATATGAGCGGACTAAATTCACAATCTATCACTTTCAGTAAGTCATAAATGATTTCTCCAGTGGCTGCAGCTTTTGCGTCGATATAGTTATAATCTGCAAACACTTTCGTTGTCATATGATGATCCAAGCAAACAGAGGTTTTCCCTCTAAAAAAACAATCTTTTCGCTTTTCAAAGCGTTCCACGTCACTGCAGTCAATCGCGATGGATATATCCGCAGATTCAAATGGCGGCTCTCCCTCCAAACAAAAATCTTGGGTTAAAAAAGAAAGAAATGCAGGAACTTTATCTTCCAATAAAACATAGGCATCCTTACCTAAATTTCTTAAAGCATAGCAAAGTGCCACAGCGGATCCATAAGCGTCTCCATCAATTTGCATATGCGGAAACAATAAAATGCGGTTTGCTGAAAGCAGCTGTTCTCCGATCTCTTTTAATGTGTTATTTTGCATGACCTCACCTATTCTAAATCTTCCAAATGCTTTTCTTTCTTATTTTCTTTATCCTGATCCAGCCCTAACTTTGCCATCACTTTTTCCATATGAAGTCCATATTCCATAGATGTATCAAATTTAAATATTAATTCCGGTATGTGTCGAATTTTCACCTGCCGGCCAATTTCACTTCGTATTCGACCTTTTGATTTACGAAATGCAAGAAGAACATCTTCTTTTTCCTCTTCTGTTAGCTCCTTGTCAGAAGCAAAATTCATTGCTGTAATATAAAGAGTAGCGTAGCTGCCGTCAGAAGTAACATCAACAGCAGATACACTTAACATTCCTTTAAATCTGGGGTCTTTCAGTTCTCTTAACAGCATTCCGCTCACAATTCGGCGAATCTCTTCGCCGAGCCTGCCGGCCCGATAACCCTTCCCCATAATAATCCTCTTACTTTCTTTCTATTTCCTCCATTTTGAAAGCTTCAATGATATCGTTTTCTTTTATATCATTGAAATTTTCGATTCCTATGCCGCATTCATAGCCTGAAGCAACTTCTTTCGCATCATCTTTAAAGCGTTTTAGTGAAGAGATTTTACCTTCGTGAATGATAATTCCGTCACGAACTAATCTTATTTCCGCATTTCTCTGCACTTTTCCCTCTAAGACATAAGCTCCTGCAATAATTCCAACTCCCGGAACTTTAAAGGTATCTCTTACCTCTATCTTACCCAGAACCACTTCTTTAAATACCGGATCAAGCATGCCCTTCATAGCTGCCTCGATGTCATCAATCACCTCATAAATAATACGGTAATTTCGTATTTCTACGCCCTCACGTTCTGCAAACGTAGCTACCGCTGTGCTCGGTCTTACGTTAAAACCGATTATAATGGCATTCGACGTGTTTGCAAGCATGATGTCGGATTCGGTTACTGTACCGACGCCTGAATGAATGATGCGTACTTTTACATTTTCATTTTTAAGTTTCTCTAATGAAGTTGTTAACGCTCCTACAGAACCTTGTACATCCGCTTTAATAATCAGGTTTAATTCTTTAATCTCACCCTCTTCAATTTGGCTGAATAATTGTTCCAGTGTCACGCTGGAATTGCGTGCCATCACTTCTTCACGCATCTTAGTTCTTCTGTTTTCTGCAATTTCTCTCGCCAGTTTATCCTGACGAACTGCATTAAATTCATCCCCAGCTTCCGGCACCTCGGTTAATCCCAAGATTTCAACTGCAGTTGCAGGACCTGCCTTTGCAATGGTATCCCCTTTAAAGTTTGTCATAGCACGGATTCGGCCGCTGCAAGTTCCGGCAACTACGGACATCCCTGCCTTTAGCGTACCATTCAATACTAATAAGGTCGCAACTGGTCCTTTTGATTTATCTAGACGAGCTTCAATAACAGTACCCATAGCTAAACGGTTTGGATTTGCTTTCAATTCCAATACTTCTGCTTGAAGTAATACCATTTCCAACAGGCTTACAATGCCTTCACCAGATTTTGCAGAGACAGGAACACAAATTGTATCTCCTCCCCAATCTTCTACTAAAATGCCATGTTCTGTCAAATCCTGCTTTACTTTTTCTGGATTTGCTCCGGGTTTATCCATTTTGTTGATTGCCACAATAATTGGAACGCCGGCAGCTTTTGCGTGACTTATAGACTCAATCGTCTGAGGTTTTACGCTATCATCTGCTGCTACAACAAGAATCGCAATATCGGTTACATTTGCTCCTCTTGCACGCATCGCAGTAAATGCTTCGTGTCCAGGAGTGTCTAAAAGCACAATTTTATTACCATTTAACACGACTTCAGAAGCTCCAATATGCTGTGTAATACCTCCAGCTTCACGATCTGTAACGCTGGTCTTCCGAATGGCATCCAATAGGGATGTCTTTCCGTGGTCAACGTGACCCATTACGGTAATGATCGGCGGCCGCGACTTCAAGTCTTCTTTCTTGTCTTCAAAGAGTTCCAAGCCTTCTTCAACGACTTCTTGATCTACTTTTCCAACTACAATGCTTACTCCTAATTCTGCGCCCAAAAGAATTGCAGTATCTTCATCAATGTTCTGATTAATATTTGCCATAATTCCAAGCTTCATCAACGCCATAATAATCTGAGATGTCGACTTTTCTATTTGCTCGGATAACCCCTTTACTGTAATTGGAACAGTAATGATTTTAGTTCCAACTGGTAGTTCCTCTGCCTCGATATTGCTTTCTTCCACTTGATTTGCTACTTTTTCTGCTTTATTTTTCTTGTGTTTTTTAGGCGTAGATTTTGTCAAATCCAAAGGTTTAAAAGTTCTATGATGCGGAGCTTTATTGGATTCTTTTTTATAATCATTTTTGTCATTCTGCTTTTTGTTTCTGGACGGTTTCGTAACCAAGACATCTCCAGCAACTTCTGGTTTACTAAAACGATCCTTCCCTGTATTTCGATCTTTGGAAGAATGATTCCCTTGGTTTGAACGGTTTCCTTGATTTGGACGGTTATTTTTATCTGTATGATTTACATTTCTATCTGAACTTCGATCTGTAGTTCTTTCAGAACGATTTCCTCGTGCAAAATTCCCCTCAGAATCTTTCTTTTCATATCTGCTATTTTGATTGTTTCCGCTGCGATTTGTTCGATTCTGTTGGCTTCTTTGTCCGTCTCGATCTCGATACGAATCATTTCTTCTTGTTTCATTCGGTTTCTTTTCGCTCTGCTGTGGAAGTTTTTCTGCCTGTGCCTTCTTTTTAGCTACACGTGCAGCTCTTTCTTCCGCTTCTTTTGTCACCTGTTCACTGGTTTTAATAATTTTAAATTTCTGTGGCTCCGGTCTTCCCATAATTTGAGCAGCAGTAACTGGTACATCTTCCTTTGCAGTTGCTTTTACTTCATTTTTTATCTCTCTTTTTGCTTCCACTTTTTCTTCCATCTTTTCTTCTACAGCTATGGTTTGCGGTACAGCATTTTTAGGCATAGGTTTCCCCTGCAGCATTGTTTTTCCGTTCGGCGCAATGATTGTCTTAGCCATACTTTTATCTTGTGCAGCTTTACTCGTTGATGCAGTGGTCTCCTCCTTCACCGATGCCTTATCCTGTAGTGGCTTTTCTGCTGTTTTATTATCTAGCTTCGATGTTGGTTTTGTAGTCACCTTTGCTTCTCCTTCTTTTTTTGACGCTTTTGCTCCTTCTGCTGCATGATCGGTTATTTTCTTCCCATGTGCTATCGTATTCTTTATTGCCGTTGCGTCTTCATCTTCTATGACGCTCATATGAGTTTTTACTTTTATTCCCATCGACTTGATCTTTTCCAACATTTCTTTATTGGCCAGATTCAATTCTTTTGCCAGTTCATATACTCTTTTTGACATAGAATACACCTCCTTCTTTTTTCTTCAATCCATTTTGTTATCCAATTCCTTTCCAATAATTTGGGCAAAATGACTATCTGAGATTCCAAATATCCCTTTGTCTACTTCTCCGGTTAGTCTTGATAATATATCTTTTGTTCCATAAATTTTTATTGGAATGTTTCCGGTTTTCGCCAATTTATTGAATTTACTCTTTGTATTTTCAGAAACATCCTCAGCAATTAACAACAATTTTAATTGTTTTTTCTTTGCTGCATAGATACAAGCATTATATCCCGAAATTAAATTTCTTGATTTTTTAGCGAATCCCAAATAGGTCTCAATCTTTTGCTTCATATTTGGTAAGCTCCTCAAAAACACGATTTAATTCTTCTTCACTGATATTGATGTTTAAATTTCTCCCAATTGCTTTTTTCTTCTTTGCCAAAGTAAAACAATTGTGATTCGGGCATAAATAAACACCGCGTCCATTTGCTTTTCCTGTACTATCTATACGCAGGGAATGTTCACCTTCTGCAACAATACGTATTAATTCGCGTTTTGGCTTTGATTCCATACAGCCAGCACACCTTCTCATTGGTATTTTTTTTACTTTCATATGCACATACCTTCTTTATTCTTCGTGTGTCATATCTTCTACATCTTCGTCTAAAATAACAATGCCATCTTCTTCAAACTCATCTAACGGTTCTTCATTAAAATCATTTACTTCTTCCTCTTCTAAGTCGTCTAAATCCACAAAATAATCTTCCGACTGCTGGAACTGTGAATGACTTTTAATATCAATTTTCCATCCACAAAGTTTTGCTGCCAGCCGAACATTCTGACCTTCTTTTCCGATGGCTAGGGACAATTGATAGTCGGGAACGACAACCGTCGCTGACTTTTCTTCTTCATTAATCATAACTTGCTCTACTTTTGCCGGACTCAATGCACTACTGATTAATTTTTCAGGGTCTTCACTCCAGTTAATAATATCTATTTTTTCCCCGAATAATTCATCTACTATAGACTGCACACGAGTACCTCGTGCTCCGACACAAGCTCCGACCGGATCAACATTTTCATCGTTAGTAAAAACTGCCATCTTTGTTCTGGAGCCAGCTTCTCGGGAAATGCTCTTAATCTCTACAATTCCTTCTTGAATTTCAGGCACTTCCAATTCAAATAATCTTTTAACCAGGCCTGGATGTGACCTTGAAAGGTATACTTGCGGTCCCTTTGTTGTCTTTTTTACGTCCATAATGAATGTTTTGACACGCTGATTCACTTCGTAATGTTCACCTTTTACCTGCTCGGTAGCTGCCAAAATACCTTCTGTCTTTCCCATATTAATAAAGATTGTATCGTTACTGATTCTCTGAATGATTCCGTTCACAATCTCACTTTGACGATTGATATAATCATCGTAAATCATTCCACGCTCTGCTTCACGGATACGCTGTACAACGACTTGCTTTGCGGTCTGTGCTGCGATTCTTCCGAAGTCCTTTGGTGTCACTTGGTATTCAATCACATCACCGATTTCATAGTTGGGATCAATTTCCTGAGCCTCTTTCACATCCACTTCAATAAACGGATCATACACTTCTTCCACAACGTCTTTTCTCATAAAAACATCGATATCGCCGGTTTCTCGATTTATATTCACACGAACATTTTGAGAGGTTCCATAATTTTTTTTATAAGCAGACACCAATGCAGATTCGATTGCATCAATAAGCAAATCTTTTGAAATCTGCTTTTCTTTTTCTAATTCTTCAACCGCAAGAATAAATTCCTTATTCATCTTTAATTTTATTCCTCCTTAAAAAACTACTGATAGTTTTGTTTTTGCTATTTTATCTAACGGTAATTCTATTTGATGCTCCTGTTCATCTAATAAAATAAGCTTATCTTCCAGCAGTTGAACCAATTTTGCAGTAATAAGCTTTTGCCCATCAATTGCTTCATATAAGCTCACATCAACCAATGAACCTTTAAAACGTTCAAAATCTTTTTTATTTATAAGAGGGCGATCTATGCCGGGTGAAGAGACCTCTAAATAATAATTTTGTTCAATTGGATCCAGTTTATCCAAACGCTCACTTAAAAATCGGCTCACCTTCTCACAATCATCCGTACCAATGTTTTCATATTGATCGTTGATACACTTTTCTATGAAAATACGAAGGAACCAGTCTCTTCCTTCTTTTAAAAATTCCACATTGAAAAGTTCATAGTTATTTTCTTCAAGAAAAGGTTGCAGTTCAGAAGCAATCAGCTCTGTGATCTTCTTTTTGGCCATTCTCACATTCCTTTCTCAACGCAATTTTCTCCAAGCAAAAGTGAAAGAGTGGGACTGCCCACTCTTTTGCTTTTACATATCAAGTACGATTATTCCTTAATAGGATACCACACTTTTACTAAAATAGCAAGAAAAACACAGAAAAGTATTAAAATAAACTCATTTGATCCGATTCTGGCATTCCTTTTAATACACCATGGTTTTTTAGTGCCTCAATTGCCGTACGATTCAGCTTTGCTCTTGTACGTATTTCTTCTATGGAAAAAAACGGCTGCGCCTCCCATTCTTCCGTCAAACGTTTTGCCGCGCTTTCGCCAACTCCATTCAATGCTAAGAAAGGAATCAGAACTTTTCCGTCCACCACCTCAAATTTTACCGAATCGGATTTCCCAAGCTTCGCTGGCAAAAACTCAAATCCTCTCGCATACATTTCATACGCAACTTCCAATACCGTAACCTCGTCTTCTTCCTTCTTTGTCGCTTCTTTTCCTTTGTTCTC
Proteins encoded in this window:
- a CDS encoding polyribonucleotide nucleotidyltransferase, with the protein product MRFEDYRTFKTALGGRLLQLEIGKVCEMASGQVMLRYGDTVVNVTATCSAAPRQDIDFFPLSVDYEERMYAAGKIPGGFIKREGRPSEKAILNSRLIDRPIRPLFPKGFYNDVQVVATVMSVDADCAPEIVAMIGSSVALSISDIPFDGPTASVMVGRIDDRFIINPSKEEREESDLHLVVSGTKDAIMMVEAGADEVPEDVILDAIMLGHEEIKKLVAFIEDIVAEVGKPKRALNLYTIPEDIDTAVREYAEDKMRAAIQTYDKQERLDNMDAVETETKEYFAEIYPENPKDISAILYNITKEQVRSLILDDGIRPDNRKSTEIRPIWCETGVLPRTHGTGLFKRGQTQVLSVATLGAMGDAQTIDGIGDEVQKRYMHHYNFPPYSVGEARPMRSPGRREIGHGALAERALIPVLPSIEEFPYAIRVVSEVLSSNGSTSQASVCGSCLALMDAGVPIKKPVAGIAMGLIERVEEDGSSKIAILSDIQGMEDFLGDMDFKVAGTENGVTAIQMDIKVHGLSKQILQDALKQAHDGRMFIMEQMMQELSSPREELSPYAPRIISMQVHPDKIRTIIGPGGKTINRIISETGVKIDINDEGLVYIAAPDMESANAAVKSIELLVKDVEVGETYEGKVMRLMAFGAFIEILPGKEGLLHISKMAKERVEKVEDIMNVGDTVTVKVVEIDNQNRINLTRKGLEEIEIVKA
- the rpsO gene encoding 30S ribosomal protein S15: MITQAKKAEIINEYKTHEGDTGSPEVQVAVLTYRINDLNEHLKIHKKDFHSRRGLLKMVGQRRNLLGYLKSKDVERYRDLIARLGLRK
- a CDS encoding bifunctional riboflavin kinase/FAD synthetase encodes the protein MKVFTKLEEIKNIQPTVIALGNFDGIHKGHQELIRRTVKSARIAGLKSAVFTFTNHPKNVLSGTSLIKNILYFEDKVRILKTLGVNYLFSIDFDEHIQCLNPNEFIEKLLVNTFRMKEAYCGFNHRFGYKAEGNPEILMQQGLKYDYGIHVLEPYKVNGNVVSSTLIRNLIAVGDVETCMLYMGRYYSVGGTVVIGNRIGRTIGFPTSNITIDETMVTPANGVYVTNCTYNGICYHSITNVGLKPTIGLEKRNIETHMFDFNKEIYGKEIRVEFLKKIRNEHKFKDVKSLSEQIQKDCLSARQFHEKMQ
- the truB gene encoding tRNA pseudouridine(55) synthase TruB → MIKDGIINLLKPAGMTSHDGVSMLRRLTGVKRIGHTGTLDPFAVGVLPLCIGSAARINEYLDLDEKRYRCEMQLGIETDTQDIWGAVIASNPEKAAKVTLNQIQSELNQFKGYIKQIPPKYSAIRVNGKRLYEYARAGESVEIKSRPVVISEIELISYHKDTGRIMIEILCSKGTYIRSICQDLGQALGCGAAMSFLLRIQSGAFHLDNSVTIEELQNWANVSESGKLDIEHTDEYLLPTDKPLCYFGSLLLSPGREKWFLNGGYLIERDVKRIEEPFQNYDIESIQRRMEHLGIKEIYHQAYKVYSNQTFLGVVFYQPQTNRYVADKVFYK
- a CDS encoding bifunctional oligoribonuclease/PAP phosphatase NrnA; this translates as MQNNTLKEIGEQLLSANRILLFPHMQIDGDAYGSAVALCYALRNLGKDAYVLLEDKVPAFLSFLTQDFCLEGEPPFESADISIAIDCSDVERFEKRKDCFFRGKTSVCLDHHMTTKVFADYNYIDAKAAATGEIIYDLLKVIDCEFSPLISDALYAAITTDTGNFRYSNTTKRTHMIVADLYDKGLNHAKVCVEIYENVRKERIALSANVLKDLHIFCEGKAGLVSVTQKMLRDNHASLEETEGIIDTLKSIEGIEIAVLLKEKEDDLIKVSLRAKSYGNVAEIAKSFHGGGHIKAAGCTIHSPLADAKKMIIQAVEKELAKGSSL
- the rbfA gene encoding 30S ribosome-binding factor RbfA; the encoded protein is MGKGYRAGRLGEEIRRIVSGMLLRELKDPRFKGMLSVSAVDVTSDGSYATLYITAMNFASDKELTEEEKEDVLLAFRKSKGRIRSEIGRQVKIRHIPELIFKFDTSMEYGLHMEKVMAKLGLDQDKENKKEKHLEDLE
- the infB gene encoding translation initiation factor IF-2, with the protein product MSKRVYELAKELNLANKEMLEKIKSMGIKVKTHMSVIEDEDATAIKNTIAHGKKITDHAAEGAKASKKEGEAKVTTKPTSKLDNKTAEKPLQDKASVKEETTASTSKAAQDKSMAKTIIAPNGKTMLQGKPMPKNAVPQTIAVEEKMEEKVEAKREIKNEVKATAKEDVPVTAAQIMGRPEPQKFKIIKTSEQVTKEAEERAARVAKKKAQAEKLPQQSEKKPNETRRNDSYRDRDGQRSQQNRTNRSGNNQNSRYEKKDSEGNFARGNRSERTTDRSSDRNVNHTDKNNRPNQGNRSNQGNHSSKDRNTGKDRFSKPEVAGDVLVTKPSRNKKQNDKNDYKKESNKAPHHRTFKPLDLTKSTPKKHKKNKAEKVANQVEESNIEAEELPVGTKIITVPITVKGLSEQIEKSTSQIIMALMKLGIMANINQNIDEDTAILLGAELGVSIVVGKVDQEVVEEGLELFEDKKEDLKSRPPIITVMGHVDHGKTSLLDAIRKTSVTDREAGGITQHIGASEVVLNGNKIVLLDTPGHEAFTAMRARGANVTDIAILVVAADDSVKPQTIESISHAKAAGVPIIVAINKMDKPGANPEKVKQDLTEHGILVEDWGGDTICVPVSAKSGEGIVSLLEMVLLQAEVLELKANPNRLAMGTVIEARLDKSKGPVATLLVLNGTLKAGMSVVAGTCSGRIRAMTNFKGDTIAKAGPATAVEILGLTEVPEAGDEFNAVRQDKLAREIAENRRTKMREEVMARNSSVTLEQLFSQIEEGEIKELNLIIKADVQGSVGALTTSLEKLKNENVKVRIIHSGVGTVTESDIMLANTSNAIIIGFNVRPSTAVATFAEREGVEIRNYRIIYEVIDDIEAAMKGMLDPVFKEVVLGKIEVRDTFKVPGVGIIAGAYVLEGKVQRNAEIRLVRDGIIIHEGKISSLKRFKDDAKEVASGYECGIGIENFNDIKENDIIEAFKMEEIERK
- a CDS encoding L7Ae/L30e/S12e/Gadd45 family ribosomal protein, which codes for MKQKIETYLGFAKKSRNLISGYNACIYAAKKKQLKLLLIAEDVSENTKSKFNKLAKTGNIPIKIYGTKDILSRLTGEVDKGIFGISDSHFAQIIGKELDNKMD
- the rnpM gene encoding RNase P modulator RnpM produces the protein MKVKKIPMRRCAGCMESKPKRELIRIVAEGEHSLRIDSTGKANGRGVYLCPNHNCFTLAKKKKAIGRNLNINISEEELNRVFEELTKYEAKD